The Drosophila sulfurigaster albostrigata strain 15112-1811.04 chromosome 3, ASM2355843v2, whole genome shotgun sequence genomic sequence CATCTCGCTAAGTGGCAGGGTATTAAGATATGCAGCTTCCTGTTTGATGAGCTCCTCATTGCTGGGTATGATGGTCGTGATTTCCTGAGCTGGTGCTGATtctgttgtcgtcgtcgtcgtcgtcgatgttgttgttgttgcctttagTTGCTGCTTTGGTGGCTTCGGTGGCTGTAACAGGAACGAGGTGTTTAGCTGCGCAAAGTTCGTCAAGCGATGCGAATCATCATCAGCGTCATCGTGCAACTGACTGGGATTGTATTGCTCCTGCTGGGTGATCTGTTGTATCACATCGGACATAAGGAACTCCAGCTCATCTTTCGTCTCGTTGGAGTTCATATGTATATCAGAAACGAGCGTGTTGCTGCCATCGACAAGTGTGGAGGCAACTGTTGCCGCCTGTGTCTGGAAATTGGCCATAGAGATTTGATCGGTTGGCTTGAGTACCTCCAGATTGAGCTGTTGCACCAGATTGGCAATCATGGGCGTTACCTCTGTGctatcatcgtcgtcatcagcTGCCGTGGTGCTTTCCGATACTGGTAATCGTGCCACAAGCTCAGTAGTTGCCTCTTCGCTTTCGGAATCCGTTTGCTGATAGTAGCCACTGGTCGTGGGTGCTGTGGACTCTTCTGGCTGCTCGGTTAGCTCAGCAATCACGGCTTCGGGCACTTCGGCATAAAGTGGCTCAAACTTCACCACATGATTGGCTTCCGAAATGGGCTTTGAGGTCGTGGTGGCAGCTGCGATTGCGGCAAGCTTCTCTGCCTGCTTTTGTGCTTCCAGTTGGGCTTGTTTCTGCTTCTCTAAGTCCTTCAagaattgcttttgcttctccAACTCTTTTTCCATTTCCTTCTGCCTCTCCAACTCCTTTAGCCTCTCCAGTTCCTTTTGCCTTTCCAGATTTTTCTGCTTCTCCATTTCCCTCTGCCTCTCCATCTCCTGCTGCCTCTCCAACTCTTTCTGTTTCTCCAGCTCCTTCTGTTTCTCCAATTCCTTCTGTCTCTCCAACTCTTTTTCCAACTCCTTCATCTTCTCAGACTCTGTCTCAGTTTCCATATCGGAATCGTTTTCGGTTTCATCCAATGGTGCCATGGGCGTGGTCAGCAGGAATTGGGTATTATAGGGCAGCTCTGTTGTCTCTGGTTCCTCCAGGGGCTGGTCTGTCTTTACGGGTTGCTGTGGCAGTAGCTCCATTGGTGGTGAGCTGGTCGAAGCAAAGTATTGCGGTCTTGCGGTTATCAATACCACCGTTGTTTCCTGCTCTGGCTCCACCTCAATGCTGCTGTGCGTTGTCTCCGATGGTTGCTTGTGCTGCTCGCCTAAATCCAAGTGCTCCAGACTAGTGCTGGCATCCTCCTCGTCAAGCATAGTGGCCAGCGTGCTGCCGCCATAGTTGGCTGCCAAAGGTCTTGGGGTATTTATGATAGTTGTGGTTGTCTTGGGAGTTGTTATTGTGGTTGTCGAAGTTGTTGAGCTTGAGGTTGTGGGAGTTGTTGAcgtcgtggttgttgtggGAATTGTGGTTGAAGTGGTGATGGCTGCGGTGCTGGTGCTGCTCACTTGCGTCTTCTTTTTGTTGGCCAACGTCTGCATTTGCTCATTGTTCTCCGCACTGTCGTATTTCACGGGCACGGGCGCCTCATCCTTCTTGTCGCTCGCCAACAGATCCTGTGTGAGGCTCTGTACAATCTGATCCATCGAGAGTATCTGATCCGGCGATAGCTGTGGTGCAGGCGATGGCGAGCtgtgctgcagttgctgttgaatCATTGCCAACGATGGCAATGGATGTGGCGTCTTTTTCAGCTGTGTTGCATCGGGTTGGGCAATAAGCACGGGCAGCTGTTCGCTGGCCTCGGCATCGTAGCTGGGCACGGGGTAGACAGGTGCATGAGTGGTGCtagtggtggtggtggtggttgtcTTTGAGGGCACCGCATTCACATAGCCATAGGAGTGAATTGGTTTGTGGCTCGGTTTGTTGTTCACTTCGTTTGTGGGCTCATTCTGTGGCTTTTGATGGTGCTTGTGTTGGTGCTGCGTGGTTGGTCgcttggttgttgttgtgctggtGCTGGTGGTGCTCGAGTGCGTTGGTTTGTTGTGCAGCTTCTGATGATGCAATGCAGGCCGCCTGCTTGTGGTTGTCGTTGGCTCAGCggtggttgttgtggttggcGCAGcggttgtggttgttgtcggcGCAGCTGTGGTTGCTTCTGGCTCTGACTGTGGCTGATGGGgatcttctgctgctgcttcgggCTTCTGAGATTCGCCATGTGGATCCTCGGCGGGATCTTGTGGTTGTGCAGGCTCTGCCTCCACAGAAGGTTCCGTAGTGGTTGTAGGTGTCGGTGttgtggatgttgttgttgttgttgttgtggtggtggtTGGCTTGGGCTTCTTGTGTGGACGATGTGGACGTGGTGGCTTCACAGTGCTGACTTCCTGGTGGTGTGGTGCAGAGGCTGCTGCAGCGGGGTCCGTGGATACAGCCGGTGGTTTCGGCTTAGTGGTTGGCTTACGCTTGGGCTTGCTGGgtttgctactgctgctgctgctgctagcgctgctgctggaggcagtgccgctgctgctgctgctggttgtgCTAGTGGCTAGTCCTGGCGTGCGTGTTGGCTtacgcttcttcttcttgtgcGTGGTGGACACTGGTGCTTGGGTGGTTGTTGACGTTGCCTCTTGAGCAGCGGGATCTTCCTCTGCAGGAGCTGCagctgtggttgtggttgttggtgCCACtgtcgtggttgttgtggtcgtCGTGGTGGttgtcttcttcttgttcttctgcTTGTTGCCACTGTGATGCGTTGTGCCGCTTGTGGTGTTAACGGTGCTATTTCCCTGCGCTCCACTGGGTTTCTTCACACGATGTGGTTGAGTGGGTTTGCGCTGCACATTAGCGGGTTTCTTGGCCAGCTGATGATTGGAGACAATCTTCTCAGTGGTGCTGGAATGACTTGCTGCACTCGTCGATGATGTGGGCGTGTGTATAATCTCCTGATTGTTGTAGAACACACGGCGCGTGGTTGTCTCTGGCCGAGGCTTCACAGTGGTGATGGGACGCTTCTGGTAGATGGGTTGCATGTTCACCACATCGAAATCATGCATATTGGCCGCCGACTGTTGATACTGCTCAATGCCCGCGTAGACAGATTCCATGGGATCGAGTTCCTCTTGCACCACTTGTGGTGTCATCTCAGTGGTGCTCTTGGTGGTGCTGGGCTTGCGTTTGTTGCCTGGCTTGCGCTTCGACGGCTTCGGTTTCTTCGTTACACGCTGCGTTGTGGGCACAGCTCGTGTTGACGTGTCCAGCAGTTCGGATTCGGGTGTCATCACAACCTGTTGCGGCTTGGGAAAAGATGTCGCCACCTGTGTTCCCAAAGATAGCTGGCAATATAAGCGACCATGATGAGGAAACATCAGGTGTGTCCAGCACTGGCAGGAACTGCTCGGCagagttgtttttttgtggagCTGCTGGCCACCTCTTTGTTGAGCACATTCTGCACTCGATTCACAATATCCTGGACATTCTTTTCCGGCTCATGTTCGGTTTGTGGTGGTGTGTGTATAATTGATGGTCCTTCGCCATCACCGTTCGCCACAATGCTCTGGATCTCTTGCATGGTCATCAGACGCTTCACCAGTTCGCCGTGCTCATCGAAAGTGTAGAACTCATAGCGATCGGGATTCAGCAGATCAATGGgactggcaacttgcaacgaGGGCTGCGGCTTTGGCACTTTATGGCCCAGTGCATCCGTAAACTGTGGCTCATTGCCGTCGAGCACCACGGAGACCGAGGAAACCACGCTAAAtgacacagacagagagacaaagagaagaaaaagacAGAGCATATGTTATCGAGTGTCAGACAATGATTAATGACAAATAAATGCGATTATGCTGTgcttgcaacaaaaaaaccgcGGAAGAACGCTGAAGTTGTGTGCTGGGAGTGATTTACTGTAAGTTactttccaaaaaaaaaataagtaagtaaagaatttattgaataactACTTATTTTCTTATTGTGAGGTAAGAggtaacaaatattaaaattttcaaattataagtATACATATCAACAAGTTATTATACCCTTGCACTTTGCGTGTACCGGGTATAATAACGAACAGGCAAAAGAAATGTTGGACGCAAGTCAtgctgcatactttgcggcgcATTCGCTTGGCAttttaatggaaattgaaTGGTATGCAATCGTTGCAAAAAGTCACAGAGTCACGCTCTGATGATGCCGCCGCAACTCCCCGTTTTTTAtctcccctccccctcccccccCCATGCTGGTTGCATTGGCAACCATCTCGCGCGGTAGTTAGTTAACATATTTACATGCAGCACAGCgcacacataaacacatactcgtatatgtaCTCCTACAATCTCTCACTGTGAATGACAGCGAGCACATCATTAACATTTCTGCACGTGAGCCGAGGCATGCCTCGTCAtatgcagctgctgccccaattgctgttgttgctactactactgtctttgttgttgttgttgttgttgtactagCAGTAGGATCTAGCTGAATAGCTAAGTGCATGTCAGAGTTATGTCTATCTATCTGcgctgcctgtctgtctgtctgtctaacGCGCTCTTCATTATCCCAGCTCAAATCACAGCTGCCGCATGAGTGGCAAAAATCTAAATAATTCGCCAAAATTATGTATAATCATTTGCGAATATTTAAACACTTTGGGTTTAGCCTTTCAACCTTTTATCTagatttacatattttaattcaatgaatataattactaaaatattatgttcgttttgtttattgtgaaataaaatcgCAGAATTTAACTGATTAACCTCGATTACTTGTGTGAAAACTGTCTCTTTATACCAAAAGAGTATTActttaattatgattattgtaataacaaaggttaataattaaaaatgacagggaaaataaattaaagtgcaaacaaaatgaGAGGTCTTTGAGCGGTATTATATTACTacgttaaattgaaattgcaaatactTTCTCAGCGAAGgggtttaaatatttatctgcCAAAAACAGAAATTGTAATTTACTTTCTCTATATACAATACGTATATATTAATGTATTGCTATATATAATTTGGCTGACGAATTCAGATGAAATTCAAAAGCGAAATTGAAACAGAGATGgagaaaaaataacaagtataatttgaatagcagatttacatttacattttcggctctttctttttttgcgttgttgAATGTTTTTGGCGTAGCCAAAGGATATTATTGTACGTAAGAATTTGTGCCAACGGCAATGACagaaaatgcattaaattgccaataaattaaatacaatttgttggcAAAGCAACGTAATTTATGCATTGCATATCCAAGTGCTGTATATAGTGTGTAACCCTTGGGGTAGTCGACTGAGGGTTATAATACACAGATTGCCCTTACTCCGATATCAACTTAAACATCATCAGTATTATCTATGTGGCAGCTGCTCGTAATCATTATCTTCCGActaacggacagacagatagagagacagacagacagacagacagattgACTACCATATGCCGCTGGCTGTGAATTTGTTTACGCTCTGAATTAATGTGAAAGcaggaggatgaggaggagctAAAGGAGAGGTTGAGAGAACCTTGCCCTGAAGGTTAACGAAATTCataacgaaaacaaaatattaattttcattttcattttgcttttagcttttgcttttccttcGCTTTTTTCCCACTTACTTTTTGCCTTTGCACTTCAAtacatgtattttttttatgtgcaaaaattgttttgggccAGAGTTCGCTGTTGCCTTTAGCTGCACTCTTGGGGTCTGCAGCACCAACACCACCACTTAGTTGCCCCAAACCGAAGGCCACACTGCCACACAGCCACACTGATTAGCATTGATTTGAAGTTAATGAGCACTCAATTTGTGCCTCGCCTgctattatgtttatttttttttggtttttcgttgTATTCTTGCCCGTTctattatattctattttcCCATCCCGGTTTTTCGGTTTGAACGTTGTTGGATTTTAAACAGAGCGCCGCAAGGTATGCCACGTGTTTTATTGCTGCTTTGCCATCAAGTGGCGTGATGCGGTGCGGCGCCTGTtgagcaaattaattaaaatactaaggCATTTGCCAACTGACCAGACTTAGACCCTCAGCCCAGACCTTCATCCCACGCCCACACCCACGCCTACGTCCACGAACAGcgggccaacaacaaaagagaaattctatttcaattagtgggaaaaattgcaaaaagctgtacaaacaaaagacttttgcctaacaacagcagcgacaacaacaagcacaaacaATGCCAAAGCAAATGCAGAGGGAGACAAGAgggaggatgaggatgaggacgaGGAGTCTCGACTGCCTTGCAACCCCTCCATAAAAGTTAAAATCGCGCTCACGTCAGCCAAAAGAGTCTGTGCACTCACCTGGAACCGATGACTTTCTTTGATGCCTCATCCGGCGACGTGAATGTTGCGGATGTTGTGGCCGTGGCATGCGGCAACTTCTCCTCCTGCTTTGGCATAACTGCCTCGTACACAATGGCTGGTTgcatagcagcagcagcggcggcatcATTCCCGTGGCTGGACACACTCGATGTGGTCAGATAGGTGTAGATAGGCTGCTGCTTCGTCtgatgtgctgctgctggggtGCTGCTGGTCTTGGGATAGGCCGCGACAACGACGAGTTCACCCAGCACCAGGCACAGGCACAGCAGCCCAAGCGGCTGTAAACTGCGCAGGGAACGCATTGTTTCCTGCCTAGAGTCCTCCAGTCCTCTGCTCTCAGCTTCTTTCCACTCtcctctttctcgctctctccctgTTGCTGTCTGTTCTGATTGTTTGTTGTCTCTCCCACTCAGCAGCtc encodes the following:
- the LOC133840151 gene encoding LOW QUALITY PROTEIN: mucin-5AC (The sequence of the model RefSeq protein was modified relative to this genomic sequence to represent the inferred CDS: inserted 2 bases in 1 codon; deleted 1 base in 1 codon), translating into MRSLRSLQPLGLLCLCLVLGELVVVAAYPKTSSTPAAAHQTKQQPIYTYLTTSSVSSHGNDAAAAAAMQPAIVYEAVMPKQEEKLPHATATTSATFTSPDEASKKVIGSSVVSSVSVVLDGNEPQFTDALGHKVPKPQPSLQVASPIDLLNPDRYEFYTFDEHGELVKRLMTMQEIQSIVANGDGEGPSIIHTPPQTEHEPEKNVQDIVNRVQNVLNKEVASSSTKNNSAEQFLPVLDTPDVSSSWSLILPAIFGNTGGDIFSQXPQQVVMTPESELLDTSTRAVPTTQRVTKKPKPSKRKPGNKRKPSTTKSTTEMTPQVVQEELDPMESVYAGIEQYQQSAANMHDFDVVNMQPIYQKRPITTVKPRPETTTRRVFYNNQEIIHTPTSSTSAASHSSTTEKIVSNHQLAKKPANVQRKPTQPHRVKKPSGAQGNSTVNTTSGTTHHSGNKQKNKKKTTTTTTTTTTTVAPTTTTTAAAPAEEDPAAQEATSTTTQAPVSTTHKKKKRKPTRTPGLATSTTSSSSSGTASSSSASSSSSSSKPSKPKRKPTTKPKPPAVSTDPAAAASAPHHQEVSTVKPPRPHRPHKKPKPTTTTTTTTTTSTTPTPTTTTEPSVEAEPAQPQDPAEDPHGESQKPEAAAEDPHQPQSEPEATTAAPTTTTTAAPTTTTTAEPTTTTSRRPALHHQKLHNKPTHSSTTSTSTTTTKRPTTQHQHKHHQKPQNEPTNEVNNKPSHKPIHSYGYVNAVPSKTTTTTTTSTTHAPVYPVPSYDAEASEQLPVLIAQPDATQLKKTPHPLPSLAMIQQQLQHSSPSPAPQLSPDQILSMDQIVQSLTQDLLASDKKDEAPVPVKYDSAENNEQMQTLANKKKTQVSSTSTAAITTSTTIPTTTTTSTTPTTSSSTTSTTTITTPKTTTTIINTPRPLAANYGGSTLATMLDEEDASTSLEHLDLGEQHKQPSETTHSSIEVEPEQETTVVLITARPQYFASTSSPPMELLPQQPVKTDQPLEEPETTELPYNTQFLLTTPMAPLDETENDSDMETETESEKMKELEKELERQKELEKQKELEKQKELERQQEMERQREMEKQKNLERQKELERLKELERQKEMEKELEKQKQFLKDLEKQKQAQLEAQKQAEKLAAIAAATTTSKPISEANHVVKFEPLYAEVPEAVIAELTEQPEESTAPTTSGYYQQTDSESEEATTELVARLPVSESTTAADDDDDSTEVTPMIANLVQQLNLEVLKPTDQISMANFQTQAATVASTLVDGSNTLVSDIHMNSNETKDELEFLMSDVIQQITQQEQYNPSQLHDDADDDSHRLTNFAQLNTSFLLQPPKPPKQQLKATTTTSTTTTTTTESAPAQEITTIIPSNEELIKQEAAYLNTLPLSEMQEEHEESTTYKVPVLSLSQIYAQQQQDEDDEQEQFELQRLELLAATKPSEAPLKQEVNKQQEEKEEQQALEQEKEPEQYQEKEQATEQATETTVSVEATTEQQQLSEEEAEQSKETTVNEEETTSTSVEQNDNEKPDAPDTNGNESEEEQMPEMLTNGYNEQILAEASETSTTANYEETQTQVPLAVEKEEEEKPTEEELTTTRTTSTTGAAASTIVYQDAQEQTSTEQQLQQEEETQKEETTQTELEPMQSVEDSVTNAAQLQPQYTAQPESDATEEQTESSKEGEQQVTSEETITEIPGDMTVVSSESDMSLSSEQVTEKIELSTVKTLELNEESMEDISDELTATITEEDTTSSQKYQLDDEDPYVKLGETTASVVVRPQVGEHDKSAVKSTEQSTEDEKEEQNYKVSLPLASYGNQGNEQPDEEDDEDQTSYQLPILLPSSTSTTSEQPLSSSTTTTTTTSTTTTSTTTTTAPATTKRLHTLKPVSYYVQPSLLGGYNNQLEPQPPKVLPYNANTNSQQQQLLQQQQQRPMLRPASLTNLMAASTQATRPPVKLEPSPQSSQGLEASTVRLDEDVVSFARLCNELAFSYWKAITSEKISSARSLVISPFAMTSMLSMVFLGARGSTSGEMNEILKLDDMVTFNPHLIFRNITNSVEQSMEGDIATAAFVREIFSDRANGKILPFFKEKTQQLYAGHVEEVNFHVVNDIVRRRTNLLVKRHTMGKVLEYLRTNSVWVNGPLATVSANLFQTDCSRGSTIDRDGEMFFQVHPTVRQRRLVPIPAVLYRSGFTAGYEPKLDATIVAFGRIQDTVSTIYVMPGHQSSVAPTDNLDRLERNLVEQAFSKENAWSNLLTSLMDRPGMEVQLPRFSHRSFVNASLGLQKMGLKGLFKSDFADLRGLTGNGNRDIFLSDMTQINTFSTCGEEKISDHHHVEMYPAPPLRKRNKDVDTTDDDAYDSSEAIVDFGSLVQESALGRGFYDDLLDPKFLELPLPLRPRQARVPDAPRLRFDKPFLYFVRHNPTGMILFMGRFNPRLLP